A genome region from Streptomyces sp. S4.7 includes the following:
- a CDS encoding quinone-dependent dihydroorotate dehydrogenase: MYRLLFRLLFRRMDPEQAHHLAFRWIGLVVRVPVLRTFVAAALAPRYEALRTEAFGLRMHGPFGLAAGFDKNAVAVDGMSMLGFDHVEIGTVTGQPQPGNAPQRLFRLPADRALINRMGFNNDGSATVALRLATRREIFRTTVGVNIGRTKAVPDDAAIGDYVTSTERLAAHADYLVVNVSSPNTPGLRNLQAVDQLRPLLTAVREAADHVVPQRRVPLLVKIAPDLADDDIDAVADLAVELGLDGIIATNTTVARHGLGLKTAPSLLAETGGLSGAPLKARSLEVLRRLYARVGDRITLVGVGGIENAEDAWQRILAGATLVQGYSAFIYQGPFWSRGIHKGLAARLATSQYATLAEAVGADTRKAHA; this comes from the coding sequence ATGTACCGACTCCTCTTCCGGCTCCTCTTCCGACGCATGGACCCCGAGCAGGCGCACCACCTGGCCTTCCGCTGGATCGGGCTCGTCGTCCGCGTCCCGGTGCTGCGCACCTTCGTCGCCGCGGCGCTCGCCCCTCGTTACGAGGCGCTGCGCACCGAGGCCTTCGGGCTGCGGATGCACGGCCCCTTCGGCCTCGCCGCCGGCTTCGACAAGAACGCCGTCGCCGTCGACGGCATGTCGATGCTCGGCTTCGACCATGTCGAGATCGGCACGGTCACCGGGCAGCCGCAGCCGGGCAACGCCCCGCAGCGGCTGTTCCGGCTGCCCGCCGACCGGGCGCTGATCAACCGCATGGGCTTCAACAACGACGGATCGGCCACCGTCGCCCTGCGCCTGGCCACCCGCCGCGAGATCTTCCGTACGACGGTCGGCGTCAACATCGGCAGGACCAAGGCCGTACCGGACGACGCGGCGATCGGCGACTACGTGACGTCGACCGAGCGCCTGGCCGCCCACGCCGACTACCTCGTCGTCAACGTCTCGTCCCCGAACACCCCCGGTCTGCGGAACCTCCAGGCCGTCGACCAGCTGCGCCCGCTCCTGACCGCCGTACGCGAGGCCGCCGACCACGTCGTACCGCAGCGGCGTGTCCCGCTCCTGGTCAAGATCGCCCCCGACCTCGCCGACGACGACATCGACGCCGTCGCCGACCTGGCCGTGGAGCTGGGCCTGGACGGCATCATCGCCACCAACACCACCGTCGCGCGGCACGGCCTCGGCCTGAAGACGGCCCCGTCCCTGCTCGCCGAGACCGGCGGACTGTCCGGGGCGCCCCTGAAGGCGCGCTCGCTGGAGGTCCTGAGGCGGCTGTACGCGCGCGTGGGCGACCGGATCACCCTGGTCGGCGTGGGAGGCATCGAGAACGCCGAGGACGCCTGGCAGCGGATCCTGGCGGGCGCGACGCTCGTCCAGGGCTACAGCGCCTTCATCTACCAGGGCCCGTTCTGGAGCCGGGGCATCCACAAGGGGCTCGCCGCCCGGCTGGCCACCAGTCAGTACGCCACCCTCGCCGAGGCCGTCGGCGCCGACACCAGGAAGGCGCACGCGTGA
- the carB gene encoding carbamoyl-phosphate synthase large subunit yields MPKRSDIRSVLVIGSGPIVIGQAAEFDYSGTQACRVLKAEGLRVILVNSNPATIMTDPEIADATYVEPITPEFVEKIIAKERPDALLPTLGGQTALNTAISMHDNGVLERYGVELIGANVEAINKGEDRDLFKGVVEAVNAKIGHGESARSVICHSMDDILAGVEELGGYPVVVRPSFTMGGAGSGFAHDEDELRRIAGQGLMLSPTTEVLLEESILGWKEYELELMRDRNDNVVVVCSIENFDPMGVHTGDSITVAPAMTLTDREYQRLRDIGIAIIREVGVDTGGCNIQFAVDPVDGRIIVIEMNPRVSRSSALASKATGFPIAKIAARLAVGYTLDEIPNDITEKTPASFEPTLDYVVVKVPRFAFEKFPAADATLTTTMKSVGEAMAIGRNFTESFQKALRSLEKKGSQFAFTGEPGDKAELLELAKVPTDGRINTVMQAIRAGATQEEVFDSTKIDPWFVDQLFLIKEYADELAAADRLDPGLLAEAKRHGFSDAQIAEIRGLREDVVREVRHALGVRPVYKTVDTCAAEFAARTPYFYSSYDEESEVAPREKPAVIILGSGPNRIGQGIEFDYSCVHASFALSDAGYETVMVNCNPETVSTDYDTSDRLYFEPLTLEDVLEIVHAETLAGPVAGVVVQLGGQTPLGLAQALKDNGVPVVGTSPEAIHAAEDRGAFGRVLAEAGLPAPKHGTATTFGEAKAIADEIGYPVLVRPSYVLGGRGMEIVYDEARLSSYIAESTEISPTRPVLVDRFLDDAIEIDVDALYDGTELYLGGVMEHIEEAGIHSGDSACALPPITLGGFDIKRLRASTEAIARGVGVRGLINIQFALAGDILYVLEANPRASRTVPFTSKATAVPLAKAAARISLGATIAGLRTEGLLPASGDGGTLPMDAPISVKEAVMPWSRFRDIHGRGVDTVLGPEMRSTGEVMGIDSVFGTAYAKSQAGAYGPLPTKGRAFISVANRDKRSMIFPARELVAHGFELLATSGTAEVLRRNGINATIVRKQFEGTGPNGERTIVQLIHDGEVDLIVNTPYGTGGRLDGYEIRTAAVARGVPCLTTVQALAAAVQGIDALNHGGVGVRSLQEHAEHLIAAREE; encoded by the coding sequence GTGCCTAAGCGCTCCGATATCCGGTCCGTCCTGGTCATCGGCTCGGGCCCGATCGTCATCGGCCAGGCCGCCGAGTTCGACTACTCCGGGACCCAGGCCTGCCGCGTACTCAAGGCCGAGGGCCTGCGCGTCATCCTCGTCAACTCCAACCCCGCGACGATCATGACCGACCCGGAGATCGCCGACGCCACGTACGTCGAGCCGATCACCCCCGAGTTCGTCGAGAAGATCATCGCCAAGGAGCGCCCCGACGCGCTGCTGCCCACCCTCGGCGGCCAGACCGCGCTCAACACCGCGATCTCCATGCACGACAACGGCGTCCTGGAGAGGTACGGCGTCGAGCTCATCGGCGCCAACGTCGAGGCCATCAACAAGGGCGAGGACCGCGACCTCTTCAAGGGCGTCGTCGAAGCCGTCAACGCCAAGATCGGCCACGGCGAGTCCGCCCGCTCCGTCATCTGCCACTCGATGGACGACATCCTGGCCGGCGTCGAGGAGCTGGGCGGCTACCCCGTCGTCGTACGCCCCTCCTTCACGATGGGCGGCGCCGGCTCCGGCTTCGCCCACGACGAGGACGAGCTGCGCCGCATCGCCGGACAGGGCCTGATGCTCTCGCCGACCACCGAGGTGCTCCTGGAGGAGTCCATCCTCGGCTGGAAGGAGTACGAACTGGAGCTGATGCGCGACAGGAACGACAACGTCGTGGTCGTCTGCTCCATCGAGAACTTCGACCCGATGGGCGTCCACACCGGTGACTCCATCACCGTCGCTCCCGCGATGACCCTCACCGACCGCGAGTACCAGCGGCTGCGCGACATCGGCATCGCGATCATCCGCGAGGTCGGCGTCGACACCGGCGGCTGCAACATCCAGTTCGCCGTCGACCCGGTCGACGGCCGGATCATCGTCATCGAGATGAACCCCCGGGTCTCGCGCTCCTCCGCGCTCGCCTCCAAGGCCACCGGCTTCCCGATCGCCAAGATCGCCGCGCGCCTCGCCGTGGGGTACACGCTGGACGAGATCCCCAACGACATCACCGAGAAGACCCCGGCGTCCTTCGAACCGACCCTCGACTACGTCGTGGTGAAGGTCCCGCGCTTCGCCTTCGAGAAGTTCCCCGCCGCCGACGCCACCCTCACCACCACCATGAAGTCGGTGGGCGAGGCCATGGCCATCGGCCGCAACTTCACCGAGTCGTTCCAGAAGGCACTGCGCTCGCTGGAGAAGAAGGGCAGCCAGTTCGCCTTCACCGGAGAGCCGGGCGACAAGGCCGAGCTGCTGGAGCTGGCGAAGGTCCCCACCGACGGCCGGATCAACACCGTCATGCAGGCGATCCGCGCCGGAGCCACCCAGGAGGAGGTCTTCGACTCGACGAAGATCGACCCGTGGTTCGTCGACCAGCTCTTCCTGATCAAGGAGTACGCGGACGAGCTGGCCGCCGCCGACCGCCTCGACCCCGGACTCCTCGCCGAAGCCAAGCGGCACGGCTTCTCCGACGCCCAGATCGCCGAGATCCGCGGGCTGCGCGAGGACGTCGTCCGCGAGGTGCGGCACGCGCTCGGCGTCCGCCCGGTCTACAAGACGGTCGACACCTGCGCCGCCGAATTCGCCGCCAGGACCCCGTACTTCTACTCCTCCTACGACGAGGAGAGCGAGGTCGCGCCGCGCGAGAAGCCCGCCGTGATCATCCTCGGCTCCGGCCCCAACCGCATCGGCCAGGGCATCGAGTTCGACTACTCCTGTGTGCACGCCTCCTTCGCGCTCAGCGACGCGGGCTACGAGACCGTGATGGTCAACTGCAACCCCGAGACCGTCTCCACCGACTACGACACCTCCGACCGGCTCTACTTCGAGCCGCTCACCCTGGAGGACGTCCTGGAGATCGTCCACGCGGAGACCCTGGCCGGGCCCGTCGCCGGCGTCGTCGTCCAGCTCGGCGGCCAGACACCCCTCGGCCTCGCGCAGGCACTCAAGGACAACGGCGTGCCGGTCGTCGGCACCTCCCCGGAGGCGATCCACGCCGCCGAGGACCGCGGCGCCTTCGGCCGCGTCCTCGCCGAGGCGGGCCTGCCCGCGCCCAAGCACGGCACGGCCACCACCTTCGGGGAGGCCAAGGCAATCGCCGACGAGATCGGCTACCCCGTGCTGGTCCGGCCCTCGTACGTCCTGGGCGGCCGCGGCATGGAGATCGTGTACGACGAGGCCCGCCTCTCCTCGTACATCGCCGAGTCCACCGAGATCAGCCCCACCCGCCCCGTCCTGGTGGACCGCTTCCTCGACGACGCCATCGAGATCGACGTCGACGCGCTCTACGACGGCACGGAGCTCTACCTCGGCGGCGTCATGGAGCACATCGAGGAAGCCGGCATCCACTCCGGCGACTCGGCGTGCGCACTGCCCCCGATCACCCTCGGCGGCTTCGACATCAAGCGGCTGCGGGCCTCCACCGAGGCCATCGCGCGCGGGGTCGGCGTCCGCGGTCTGATCAACATCCAGTTCGCGCTGGCCGGGGACATCCTCTACGTCCTGGAGGCCAACCCGCGCGCCTCGCGCACGGTGCCCTTCACCTCCAAGGCCACCGCCGTGCCACTGGCCAAGGCCGCCGCCCGGATCTCACTGGGCGCGACGATCGCCGGCCTCCGTACCGAGGGTCTGCTGCCCGCGAGCGGCGACGGCGGCACCCTGCCCATGGACGCGCCGATCTCCGTCAAGGAGGCCGTCATGCCGTGGTCGCGCTTCCGAGACATCCACGGACGCGGCGTCGACACCGTCCTCGGGCCGGAGATGCGCTCCACCGGCGAGGTCATGGGCATCGACTCCGTCTTCGGCACGGCGTACGCCAAGTCGCAGGCGGGGGCGTACGGCCCGCTTCCCACGAAGGGCCGCGCCTTCATCTCCGTCGCCAACCGCGACAAGCGCTCGATGATCTTCCCGGCGCGTGAACTGGTCGCGCACGGCTTCGAGCTGCTCGCCACCTCCGGCACCGCCGAGGTCCTGCGCCGCAACGGCATCAACGCCACGATCGTGCGCAAGCAGTTCGAGGGCACCGGACCGAACGGCGAGCGGACCATCGTCCAGCTCATCCACGACGGCGAGGTCGACCTCATCGTCAACACGCCGTACGGCACCGGCGGCCGGCTCGACGGCTACGAGATCCGTACCGCCGCTGTGGCGCGCGGCGTCCCGTGCCTGACGACGGTCCAGGCCCTCGCGGCGGCCGTACAGGGCATCGACGCCCTCAACCACGGCGGGGTCGGCGTGCGTTCGCTCCAGGAACACGCCGAGCACCTCATCGCCGCGCGCGAAGAGTAG
- the carA gene encoding glutamine-hydrolyzing carbamoyl-phosphate synthase small subunit gives MTLSTRGAGKAPAVLVLEDGRSFRGRAYGAVGETFGEAVFSTGMTGYQETLTDPSYHRQVVVMTAPHIGNTGINDEDDESGRIWVAGYVVRDPARIPSNWRSRRSLDEELLRQGVVGISGVDTRALTRHLRERGAMRVGIFSGDALAGGVLDDDTTLTARVKEAPLMKGANLSAEVATTETYVVPAVGTKRFTVAALDLGIKGMTPQRMAERGIEVHVLPATATVEDVYAVGPDGVFLSNGPGDPATADLTVVKGVLERGTPLFGICFGNQLLGRALGFGTYKLKYGHRGINQPVQDRSTGKVEVTAHNHGFAVDAPLDRISDTPYGRAEVSHVCLNDDVVEGLRLLDRPVFSVQYHPEAAAGPHDAAYLFDRFTSLMEGQRA, from the coding sequence ATGACCCTCTCCACCCGGGGAGCCGGCAAAGCTCCCGCCGTACTCGTCCTGGAGGACGGCCGGAGCTTCCGCGGCCGCGCCTACGGGGCCGTGGGGGAGACCTTCGGCGAGGCGGTGTTCTCCACCGGCATGACCGGCTACCAGGAAACCCTCACCGACCCCTCGTACCACCGCCAGGTCGTCGTCATGACCGCCCCGCACATCGGCAACACCGGCATCAACGACGAGGACGACGAGTCCGGCCGGATCTGGGTCGCGGGCTATGTCGTACGCGACCCCGCCCGGATCCCCTCCAACTGGCGCTCCCGGCGCTCCCTGGACGAGGAACTGCTGCGCCAGGGAGTCGTCGGCATCAGCGGCGTCGACACCCGCGCCCTCACCCGCCATCTGCGTGAGCGCGGCGCGATGCGCGTCGGCATCTTCTCCGGCGACGCGCTCGCCGGCGGCGTCCTCGACGACGACACGACGCTCACCGCACGCGTGAAGGAGGCGCCCCTGATGAAGGGCGCGAACCTGTCCGCGGAGGTCGCCACCACCGAGACGTACGTCGTCCCGGCCGTCGGCACCAAGCGGTTCACCGTCGCCGCCCTCGACCTCGGCATCAAGGGCATGACCCCGCAGCGCATGGCCGAGCGCGGCATCGAGGTGCACGTGCTGCCCGCCACCGCCACCGTCGAGGACGTGTACGCGGTCGGGCCCGACGGTGTCTTCCTCTCCAACGGGCCCGGCGACCCCGCCACCGCCGACCTCACCGTCGTCAAGGGCGTGCTGGAGCGCGGCACGCCGCTCTTCGGCATCTGCTTCGGCAACCAACTCCTCGGCCGCGCACTGGGCTTCGGCACGTACAAGCTCAAATACGGCCACCGCGGTATCAACCAGCCGGTGCAGGATCGTTCAACCGGCAAGGTCGAAGTCACCGCGCACAACCACGGGTTCGCCGTCGACGCCCCGCTCGACCGGATCTCCGACACCCCCTACGGCCGCGCCGAGGTCTCCCACGTCTGTCTCAACGACGACGTGGTCGAGGGGCTCAGGCTGCTCGACCGGCCGGTCTTCAGCGTCCAGTACCACCCCGAGGCGGCCGCCGGCCCGCACGACGCCGCGTACCTCTTCGACCGCTTCACATCCCTGATGGAGGGCCAGCGTGCCTAA
- a CDS encoding dihydroorotase, with protein sequence MSKILIRGANILGGEARDVLIDGTVVERVATGIDAGDATVVEAEGQILLPGLVDLHTHLREPGREDSETVLTGTRAAAVGGFTAVHAMANTFPVADTAGVVEQVWRLGRESGYCDVQPVGAVTVGLEGKQLAELGAMHDSAAGVRVFSDDGKCVDDAVIMRRALEYVKAFDGVVAQHAQEPRLTQGAQMNEGIVSSELGLGGWPAVAEESIIARDVLLAAHVGSRVHICHLSTAGSVEIVRWAKSKGWNVTAEVTPHHLLLTDELVRTYNPVYKVNPPLRTEADVLALREALADGTIDCVATDHAPHPHEDKDCEWAAAAMGMVGLETALSVVQQTMVDTGLIDWAGVADRMSVRPAQIGRLAGHGRPVSAGEPANLTLVDPAYRGVVDPAGFASRSRNTPYQGRELPGRVTHTFLRGRATVVDGNLA encoded by the coding sequence ATGAGCAAGATCCTTATCCGCGGCGCCAACATCCTCGGCGGCGAGGCGCGTGACGTCCTCATCGACGGCACGGTCGTCGAACGCGTGGCCACCGGCATCGACGCCGGCGACGCCACCGTGGTGGAGGCCGAGGGCCAGATCCTGCTGCCCGGCCTGGTCGACCTCCACACACATCTGCGCGAGCCCGGCCGTGAGGACTCCGAGACCGTCCTCACCGGCACCAGGGCGGCGGCCGTCGGCGGCTTCACCGCCGTGCACGCCATGGCCAACACCTTCCCCGTCGCCGACACCGCCGGCGTGGTCGAGCAGGTCTGGCGGCTCGGCCGGGAGTCCGGCTACTGCGACGTACAGCCCGTCGGCGCCGTCACCGTCGGCCTGGAGGGCAAGCAGCTCGCCGAACTCGGCGCCATGCACGACTCGGCCGCCGGAGTGCGGGTCTTCTCCGACGACGGCAAGTGCGTGGACGACGCGGTGATCATGCGCCGGGCCCTGGAGTACGTGAAGGCGTTCGACGGAGTCGTCGCCCAGCACGCCCAGGAGCCCCGGCTCACCCAGGGCGCCCAGATGAACGAGGGCATCGTCTCCTCCGAACTCGGCCTCGGCGGCTGGCCCGCCGTCGCCGAGGAGTCGATCATCGCCCGCGACGTGCTGCTCGCCGCCCACGTCGGCTCCCGCGTCCACATCTGCCACCTCTCCACGGCCGGTTCGGTCGAGATCGTCCGCTGGGCCAAGTCCAAGGGCTGGAACGTCACCGCCGAGGTCACGCCGCACCACCTGCTGCTGACGGACGAGCTCGTACGCACGTACAACCCCGTCTACAAGGTGAACCCGCCCCTGCGCACCGAGGCCGACGTCCTGGCGCTGCGCGAGGCCCTTGCGGACGGCACGATCGACTGCGTCGCCACCGACCACGCCCCGCACCCGCACGAGGACAAGGACTGCGAGTGGGCGGCGGCGGCCATGGGCATGGTCGGCCTGGAGACCGCGCTCTCCGTCGTCCAGCAGACGATGGTCGACACCGGTCTCATCGACTGGGCGGGAGTCGCCGACCGGATGTCGGTGCGGCCCGCGCAGATCGGCCGCCTCGCCGGTCACGGCCGTCCCGTCTCGGCAGGTGAGCCCGCCAACCTCACGCTCGTCGATCCCGCTTACCGTGGAGTGGTGGACCCCGCGGGCTTCGCCTCCCGCAGCCGTAACACCCCCTACCAGGGCCGTGAGCTGCCGGGACGCGTCACCCACACCTTCCTGCGGGGCCGTGCCACGGTCGTCGACGGGAATCTGGCGTGA
- a CDS encoding aspartate carbamoyltransferase catalytic subunit, producing the protein MLRLPGASPRTPGHLISAADLTRDDAVLILDTAEEMARVADRPIKKLPTLRGRTVVNLFFEDSTRTRISFEAAAKRLSADVINFSAKGSSVSKGESLKDTALTLEAMGADAVVIRHGSSGAPYRLANSGWIDGAVINAGDGTHEHPTQALLDAFTMRRRLVGADAGIGRDLEGRRITIVGDILHSRVARSNVLLLHTLGAEVTLVAPPTLVPIGVEKWPCEVSYDLDRVLPKSDAVMMLRVQRERMNAAFFPTEREYSRRYGLDGERMARMPDNSIVMHPGPMNRGMEITAEVADSDRCTAVEQVANGVSTRMAVLYLLLGGAVFNSPTVPAVTHSRPASATEENK; encoded by the coding sequence ATGCTGCGCCTCCCAGGGGCAAGCCCCCGAACCCCCGGCCATCTCATCTCCGCCGCCGATCTCACCCGCGACGACGCCGTACTGATCCTCGACACCGCCGAGGAGATGGCCAGGGTCGCCGACCGGCCCATCAAGAAGCTGCCGACGCTGCGCGGCCGTACCGTCGTCAACCTCTTCTTCGAGGACTCGACCCGCACCCGGATCTCCTTCGAGGCCGCCGCCAAGCGGCTGTCCGCCGATGTCATCAACTTCTCGGCCAAGGGCTCGTCGGTCTCCAAAGGAGAGTCGCTCAAGGACACCGCGCTGACCCTGGAGGCGATGGGCGCCGACGCCGTCGTCATCCGGCACGGCTCCTCCGGCGCCCCGTACCGGCTCGCCAACTCCGGCTGGATCGACGGCGCCGTCATCAACGCGGGTGACGGCACGCACGAACATCCCACCCAGGCCCTGCTCGACGCCTTCACCATGCGCCGCAGGCTGGTCGGCGCCGACGCGGGCATCGGCCGGGACCTCGAAGGCCGCCGCATCACGATCGTCGGCGACATCCTGCACAGCCGGGTCGCCCGCTCCAACGTCCTGCTGCTGCACACGCTCGGCGCCGAGGTCACCCTCGTCGCCCCGCCGACCCTGGTGCCGATCGGCGTCGAGAAGTGGCCCTGCGAGGTGTCGTACGACCTGGACCGGGTGCTGCCCAAGTCCGACGCCGTGATGATGCTGCGGGTCCAGCGTGAGCGGATGAACGCCGCGTTCTTCCCGACCGAGCGCGAGTACTCACGGCGCTACGGGCTCGACGGCGAGCGGATGGCCCGGATGCCCGACAACTCGATCGTCATGCACCCCGGCCCGATGAACCGGGGCATGGAGATCACCGCCGAGGTCGCCGACTCCGACCGCTGCACGGCCGTCGAGCAGGTCGCCAACGGCGTCTCGACCCGGATGGCCGTCCTGTATCTGCTTCTGGGCGGTGCTGTGTTCAATTCACCGACCGTGCCCGCCGTCACCCATTCCCGTCCGGCGTCCGCCACCGAGGAGAACAAGTAA
- the pyrR gene encoding bifunctional pyr operon transcriptional regulator/uracil phosphoribosyltransferase PyrR, translated as MDTHSSDAARPVLEAPDIARALTRIAHEIVERAKGADDVVLLGIPTRGVFLARRLADKLEEITGGKIPVGSLDITMYRDDLRMRPARALARTDIPADGVDGRLVVLVDDVLFSGRTIRAALDALGDIGRPRAVQLAVLVDRGHRELPIRADYVGKNLPTSLRETVKVQLAEEDGRDTVLLGLRGTDPAGER; from the coding sequence ATGGACACGCACAGCTCTGATGCCGCCCGCCCCGTGCTGGAGGCACCCGACATCGCACGGGCACTGACCCGTATCGCCCACGAGATCGTCGAACGTGCCAAGGGCGCCGACGACGTGGTCCTGCTCGGCATCCCCACCCGTGGCGTCTTCCTGGCCCGGCGGCTGGCCGACAAGCTCGAAGAGATCACCGGCGGCAAGATCCCGGTCGGCTCCCTCGACATCACGATGTACCGCGACGACCTGCGTATGCGGCCCGCCCGCGCACTGGCCCGCACCGACATCCCGGCCGACGGCGTCGACGGACGTCTCGTCGTCCTCGTGGACGACGTGCTCTTCTCCGGCCGCACGATCCGCGCCGCCCTCGACGCGCTGGGCGACATCGGCCGGCCGCGCGCGGTCCAGCTCGCCGTCCTCGTCGACCGCGGCCACCGCGAACTGCCCATTCGCGCCGACTACGTGGGCAAGAACCTCCCCACCTCGCTGCGCGAGACCGTCAAGGTCCAGCTCGCCGAGGAGGACGGCCGCGACACCGTGCTGCTGGGCCTGCGCGGGACCGACCCGGCCGGCGAGCGGTAG
- the bldD gene encoding transcriptional regulator BldD — protein sequence MSSEYAKQLGAKLRAIRTQQGLSLHGVEEKSQGRWKAVVVGSYERGDRAVTVQRLAELADFYGVPVQELLPGTTPGGAAEPPPKLVLDLERLAHVPQEKAGPLQRYAATIQSQRGDYNGKVLSIRQDDLRTLAVIYDQSPSVLTEQLISWGVLDADARRAVAHDEG from the coding sequence ATGTCCAGCGAATACGCAAAGCAGCTCGGGGCCAAGCTCCGCGCCATCCGCACCCAGCAGGGCCTTTCCCTCCACGGCGTGGAGGAGAAGTCACAGGGCCGCTGGAAGGCAGTGGTGGTGGGGTCGTACGAGCGCGGCGACCGCGCGGTGACGGTGCAGCGCCTCGCCGAGCTGGCCGATTTCTACGGTGTCCCGGTGCAGGAGCTGCTGCCGGGCACGACGCCCGGCGGAGCCGCCGAGCCGCCGCCGAAGCTCGTCCTGGACCTGGAGCGTCTCGCCCATGTGCCCCAGGAGAAGGCGGGCCCGCTCCAGCGTTACGCGGCGACCATCCAGAGCCAGCGCGGTGACTACAACGGCAAGGTGCTGTCGATCCGCCAGGACGACCTGCGCACGCTCGCGGTCATCTACGACCAGTCTCCGTCGGTCCTCACCGAGCAGCTGATCAGCTGGGGTGTGCTGGACGCGGACGCGCGCCGCGCCGTGGCTCACGACGAGGGCTGA
- the nusB gene encoding transcription antitermination factor NusB, whose amino-acid sequence MAARNKARKRAFQILFEADQRGAPVQTVLADWLRHARTDDRQPPVSEYTMELVEGYARYADRIDELITTYSVGWTLDRMPVVDRNIVRLGTYELVWVDGTPDAVVIDEAVQLAKEFSTDDSPSFVNGLLGRFKDLKPSLLRADADAE is encoded by the coding sequence GTGGCTGCCCGCAACAAGGCCCGTAAGCGCGCCTTCCAGATCCTCTTCGAGGCCGACCAGCGCGGGGCGCCCGTGCAGACGGTCCTCGCGGACTGGCTGCGGCACGCCCGGACCGACGACCGCCAGCCGCCGGTCAGCGAATACACGATGGAGCTGGTCGAGGGGTACGCGCGGTACGCGGACCGGATCGACGAGCTCATCACCACCTACTCGGTGGGCTGGACGCTCGACCGCATGCCGGTCGTCGACAGGAACATCGTGCGGCTCGGCACGTACGAACTGGTGTGGGTGGACGGCACGCCCGACGCCGTGGTGATCGACGAGGCGGTACAGCTCGCCAAGGAGTTCTCCACCGACGACTCGCCGTCCTTCGTGAACGGCCTCCTCGGCCGGTTCAAGGACCTCAAGCCGAGCCTGCTCCGCGCCGACGCCGACGCCGAGTAG
- the efp gene encoding elongation factor P produces MASTNDLKNGMVLKLDSGQLWSVVEFQHVKPGKGPAFVRTKLKNVLSGKVVDKTFNAGVKVETANVDRRDMQFSYMDGEYFVFMDMGTYDQIHISREIVGDAANFLLEGFEATVAMYEGNALYVELPAAVELVIEHTDPGVQGDRSTGGSKPAKLETGYEIGVPLFITTGEKIKVDTRSGEYLGRVNS; encoded by the coding sequence GTGGCTTCCACGAACGACCTCAAGAACGGCATGGTTCTCAAGCTCGACTCCGGCCAGCTCTGGTCCGTCGTCGAGTTTCAGCATGTCAAGCCCGGCAAGGGCCCCGCCTTTGTGCGCACCAAGCTGAAGAACGTGCTCTCCGGCAAGGTCGTCGACAAGACCTTCAACGCCGGCGTGAAGGTCGAGACGGCCAACGTCGACCGCCGCGACATGCAGTTCTCGTACATGGACGGCGAGTACTTCGTCTTCATGGACATGGGCACCTACGACCAGATCCACATCAGCCGGGAGATCGTCGGCGACGCCGCGAACTTCCTCCTGGAGGGCTTCGAGGCCACGGTGGCGATGTACGAGGGCAACGCGCTCTACGTCGAGCTGCCCGCCGCCGTCGAACTGGTCATCGAGCACACCGACCCCGGCGTGCAGGGCGACCGCTCCACCGGCGGATCCAAGCCCGCGAAGCTGGAGACCGGTTACGAGATCGGTGTCCCGCTCTTCATCACGACCGGCGAGAAGATCAAGGTCGACACGCGCTCCGGTGAGTACCTCGGCCGGGTGAACAGCTAA